A window of Pseudomonas putida genomic DNA:
ACCCGCAGCAAGTTCGGCCGTTTGCTCACCGCCGTGCGCGACGCCGAGAACCGCCTGATGTTCTGTGGTTACGACCCGCGCGGCTTCAAGTTGCTGGTATGGGTGCTCAGCGCTGTACTGTGCGGCCTGGCAGGTGCGCTGTACGTGCCGCAGGTGGGCATCATCAACCCCGGCGAGATGTCGCCGACCAACTCCATCGAAGCCGCCGTGTGGGTGGCCCTGGGCGGGCGCGGCACGCTGATCGGCCCGCTGCTCGGCGCCGGCCTGGTCAATGGCATGAAAAGCTGGTTCACCGTGGCCTTCCCGGAGTTCTGGCTGTTCTTCCTAGGCGCGCTGTTCATTCTCGTCACCCTGTACCTGCCCAAGGGCGTGGTCGGCCTGTTGAAGAAAAGGAGCCAACCATGAGAGGCGTGCCCCCGGTACACCCGGAATTCATGCTCGAACCGGTGTTCGACAACCTCGGCGCCGGCCGCGACGCCATCGGCCTGGGCCAAAGCCGCAAGGCCGGCCTCGATACCCGCCACGGCACGGTACTGAGCCTGGAAGACATCAGTGTCAGCTTCGATGGCTTCAAGGCGCTGAACGCGCTGAACCTTTACATCGGCGTGGGCGAGTTGCGTTGCATCATCGGTCCCAACGGTGCCGGCAAGACCACGATGATGGATGTGATCACCGGCAAGACCCGGCCCGACAGCGGTACGGCCTGGTTCGGTGACACTCTCGACCTGACCCGCATGAACGAATACCAGATCGCCCAGGCCGGCATAGGCCGCAAGTTCCAGAAGCCCACGGTGTTCGAGGCGCTGACGGTGTTCGAAAACCTTGAGCTGGCGCTGAAGACCGACAAGTCGGTGTGGGCCAGCCTGGCAGCGCGCCTTGGCGGTGAGCAGCGCCAGCGTATCGAGGAAGTGCTGGGCACCTTGCGCCTGTTGCCGCTGGCCCAACGCCAGGCGGGTTTGCTGTCGCATGGGCAGAAGCAGTTTCTGGAGATCGGCATGCTGCTGGTGCAGGAGCCGCAATTGCTGTTGCTGGACGAGCCGGTGGCGGGCATGACCGATGCCGAGACCGAGTTCACCGCCGAGCTGTTCAAGGGGCTGGCTGGCAAGCATTCACTGATGGTGGTGGAGCATGACATGGGTTTTGTCGGCAGCATTGCCGACCATGTGACCGTGCTTCACCAGGGCAGCGTGCTGGCGGAAGGCTCGCTGGAGCAGGTGCAGGCGGATGAGCGGGTGGTCGAGGTCTATCTGGGCCGGTGACCGACATTTGAATGTTTGAAGCCTGTACCGGCCTCTTCGCGGGCTTGCCCGCTCCCACAGGAAACCCACGGTTGTCGAGCCTTGTGTAGTACCTGTGGGAGCGGGCGAGCCCGCGAAAGGGCCGGCACAGGCACAGCAACAATTTCAGGAACACACACATGCTCAAGATCGACACCCTGCACCAGTACTACGGCGGCAGCCACATCCTCCGGGGCCTGTCCTTCGAAGCCAAAGTCGGCGAAGTCACCTGCCTGCTGGGCCGCAACGGCGTGGGCAAGACCACCCTGCTGCGCTGCCTGATGGGTCTGGTCCCGGCGCGCGACGGCAACATCGAATGGGAAGGCAAGCCGATCACAAGCCTCAAGCCCCAGCAACGGGTCCACGCCGGCATCGCCTACGTACCCCAGGGTCGCGAGATTTTCCCGCGCCTCACTGTCGAGGAAAACCTGCTGATGGGGCTTTCACGCTTCCCCGCCCGTGAAGCTCGGGAGGTGCCGGCCTCCATCTACGAACTGTTCCCCGTGCTGGAACAGATGAAACAACGCCGTGGCGGTGACTTGTCCGGCGGCCAGCAGCAACAGCTGGCCATCGGCCGCGCACTGGCCAGCCGCCCGCGCCTGCTGATCCTCGACGAGCCCACCGAGGGTATCCAGCCTTCGGTGATCAAGGAGATCGGCGCAGTCATCCGTCGCCTGGCCGAGCGCGGCGACATGGCAATCCTGCTGGTGGAACAGTTCTACGACTTCGCCGAGGAGCTGGCCGACCAGTACCTGGTGATGGCCCGTGGCGAGATCATCCAGCGGGGCCGTGGCGAAAACATGCAAGCCGAGGGTGTGCGCGGGCTGGTAACCATTTAATCTGCGTGCAACGACCCTGCGAGACGCTGTCATGAGCCATGAAATCCGCGACGCCCTGCCTGACGATGTGCCGGGCATTCTCGACATCTACAACGACGCGGTGCGCAACACCACGGCGATCTGGAACGAAACCCCGGTGGACCTGGCTAACCGCCTGGCCTGGTTCGATGCAAGGGCACAGCAGGGCTACCCGATCCTGGTGGCGGTGGATGGGAGCGGTGTGCTGGGCTATGCATCGTTTGGCGACTGGCGGCCGTTCGAGGGCTTTCGCAACACCGTGGAACATTCGGTGTATATCCGTGGCGATCAGCGCGGCAGGGGGTTGGGCCCGGTGCTGATGGCGGCACTGGTCGAGCGGGCGCGCGCGTGTGGCAAGCATGTGATGGTGGCGGCCATCGAGAGCGGCAATGCAGCGTCGGTGCGCCTGCATGAGCGGCTGGGCTTCGTGGTGACCGGGCAGATGCCGCAGGTGGGGGTGAAGTTTGGCCGGTGGCTGGATCTGACCTTCATGCAGCTGGTGTTGGATCCGAGAGCGGAGCCAAGCTAGGTTTTGTGTGAAATTCTTCGCGGGCTTGCCCGCTCCCACAGGGATCGCACATTTCCCCAGACCTGTGCAGTACCTGTGGGAGCGGGCAAGCCCGCGAATAGGCCGGGCCTGCAAACCTCACATCTGGATAAACCTGCCCAACCGCTGTCTCAGCATGCTGTTCTCACTGCGCAACTGCTGCACTTCCTGCAACAGCTCCAGCGCCAGCGCCACCCCTTCCCACTCCAGTTCCAGCTCCTGATGCAGCTTCGCCGCGCGTTTGGCCAGCAACGGCGCCTGATCGTCGAACAACCAGTCCTCCGGCGTTCGCCCGGAAGGTTCGACAATGCCGTGCTCGACGATTTCGATCACGCAGTCAGCCGTGATATCGGCCTCCTGACACAGGGTACGCATGTCCAGTTGAACGATCAGGGTGCTGCTCATGATCACTTACTCCATTGTGTCCTCGGGTTGAACGCAGCCTTCTCGGAAAGCTGGGTCCACAGTTCGCGGGCAGACTCGTCGGATGCGGGTGGCATGACCACTTTCAGTTGCGCGTAAAGGTTGCCGCGCTCGCCACGCTTGTTGGCCAGGCCCTTGCCCGGTACGCGCAGGCGCTGGCCACTCTGGCTGTCGGGACGGATGGTGAGGTTGATCTTGCCGTCCAGGGTCGGCACGGCCACCTTGGCGCCCAGTGCGGCCTCCCACGGTGCCAGCGGCACGGTGATGATCAGGTCATGACCTTCGACATCGAACAGCGGGTGCGGTGCCATGCGAATGGTCAGGAACAGGTCGCCATTGGCCCCGCCACCACTGCCCGGCGCGCCCTGGCCCTTGAGGCGGATGCGCTCGCCGTCGGTCACCCCGGCCGGGATCTTCACGTTCAAGGTCTTTGTAGTGAAGCCGG
This region includes:
- a CDS encoding chaperone modulator CbpM gives rise to the protein MSSTLIVQLDMRTLCQEADITADCVIEIVEHGIVEPSGRTPEDWLFDDQAPLLAKRAAKLHQELELEWEGVALALELLQEVQQLRSENSMLRQRLGRFIQM
- the urtD gene encoding urea ABC transporter ATP-binding protein UrtD, with protein sequence MRGVPPVHPEFMLEPVFDNLGAGRDAIGLGQSRKAGLDTRHGTVLSLEDISVSFDGFKALNALNLYIGVGELRCIIGPNGAGKTTMMDVITGKTRPDSGTAWFGDTLDLTRMNEYQIAQAGIGRKFQKPTVFEALTVFENLELALKTDKSVWASLAARLGGEQRQRIEEVLGTLRLLPLAQRQAGLLSHGQKQFLEIGMLLVQEPQLLLLDEPVAGMTDAETEFTAELFKGLAGKHSLMVVEHDMGFVGSIADHVTVLHQGSVLAEGSLEQVQADERVVEVYLGR
- the urtE gene encoding urea ABC transporter ATP-binding subunit UrtE, whose amino-acid sequence is MLKIDTLHQYYGGSHILRGLSFEAKVGEVTCLLGRNGVGKTTLLRCLMGLVPARDGNIEWEGKPITSLKPQQRVHAGIAYVPQGREIFPRLTVEENLLMGLSRFPAREAREVPASIYELFPVLEQMKQRRGGDLSGGQQQQLAIGRALASRPRLLILDEPTEGIQPSVIKEIGAVIRRLAERGDMAILLVEQFYDFAEELADQYLVMARGEIIQRGRGENMQAEGVRGLVTI
- a CDS encoding N-acetyltransferase family protein; translation: MSHEIRDALPDDVPGILDIYNDAVRNTTAIWNETPVDLANRLAWFDARAQQGYPILVAVDGSGVLGYASFGDWRPFEGFRNTVEHSVYIRGDQRGRGLGPVLMAALVERARACGKHVMVAAIESGNAASVRLHERLGFVVTGQMPQVGVKFGRWLDLTFMQLVLDPRAEPS